One Spinacia oleracea cultivar Varoflay chromosome 4, BTI_SOV_V1, whole genome shotgun sequence DNA segment encodes these proteins:
- the LOC110788512 gene encoding uncharacterized protein, which translates to MALGKKDHRGFVKGLGGCEIGVGYKQAFGPVYRKAKKTTHSGSSPDELEEMKAGLTLEFEATLEEKVQERVQEVFDSFLHGRASGIEEHMTSSKKSKQRSSGGSTKLVNSSKKKPRLVEEYRVRDASYNDEEINKVREQWAKFFRTTYLLKE; encoded by the exons ATGGCTCTTGGGAAAAAGGACCACCGTGGATTTGTCAAGGGACTTGGTGGGTGTGAGATTGGTGTAGGCTATAAGCAAGCATTTGGGCCGGTATATCGGAAGGCTAAAAAGACGACCCATAGTGGTAGTTCACCAGATGAGTTAGAAGAGATGAAAGCTGGCCTAACTCTAGAATTTGAAGCAACACTAGAAGAGAAGGTGCAAGAAAGAGTTCAGGAGGTTTTTGATTCATTTTTGCACGGTAGGGCCAGTGGTATTGAAGAACATATGACCAGCTCTAAAAAATCCAAGCAACGATCTTCAGGAGGATCCACAAAGCTTGTCAATTCCAGTAAAAAAAAACCTCGGTTGGTAGAG GAGTACAGGGTAAGGGATGCATCGTATAATGATGAAGAAATCAACAAGGTTCGAGaacaatgggctaagttttttagaACAACTTATTTATTGAAAGAATAA